The following coding sequences lie in one Rutidosis leptorrhynchoides isolate AG116_Rl617_1_P2 chromosome 6, CSIRO_AGI_Rlap_v1, whole genome shotgun sequence genomic window:
- the LOC139852273 gene encoding uncharacterized protein has protein sequence MVFTDKLVEGTTPTSSSRRRASPPEDLESSNGDSSEGGLIRRTRRRIEPAAEGNTVVTPAGAQASVRSVPLLEGAAPREGLEPIARENRVAERSAIERELAQWHHPGKEPAAEASDARPRLTTSAVQNVYVLPDCNIGPFRDLLRCDASDYPVYREYLDFITFPALKEALAALSATQAQHLRSQFTVFA, from the exons ATGGTTTTTACCGATAAATTGGTTGAGGGGACAACACCAACGTCCTCCAGCCGCCGCAGGGCGTCACCTCCTGAAGATTTGGAATCTTCTAATGGCGACTCTTCGGAGGGCGGGCTGATCCGTCGTACCAGGCGCCGGATTGAGCCGGCAGCTGAAG GTAACACTGTTGTGACCCCTGCGGGGGCGCAGGCGTCTGTCCGCTCGGTTCCATTGTTGGAGGGGGCTGCTCCCCGGGAGGGACTTGAACCTATTGCTAGGGAGAATCGAGTGGCTGAAAGGTCGGCCATTGAGAGAGAGTTGGCTCAATGGCATCATCCCGGTAAAGAACCCGCCGCGGAGGCCTCGGATGCTCGCCCCCGGTTGACGACAAGTGCTGTGCAGAACGTTTACGTTCTTCCTGACTGTAATATTGGGCCATTCCGTGATCTTCTCCGCTGTGACGCTTCAGACTACCCGGTTTATAGGGAATATCTTGATTTCATTACTTTTCCGGCTCTGAAAGAGGCGCTGGCTGCTCTTTCCGCCACCCAGGCACAACACTTGCGTTCTCAATTCACCGTGTTTGCTTAG